A genomic stretch from Lathyrus oleraceus cultivar Zhongwan6 chromosome 2, CAAS_Psat_ZW6_1.0, whole genome shotgun sequence includes:
- the LOC127120383 gene encoding uncharacterized protein LOC127120383, with protein MSDTHAPSSPPPSFLFHRPPLFKQGFSSPLLKQKSWSPDLYRDEAWLRRKGNWKNRRSKSVTDEDVDELKACIELGFGFESSPEVETDRRLVDTLPALELYHAVNKSYNDSRNPKPVTTTVTTPSSSAASDRDGTPSPHGSPHNAIFGNDDDPQLVKTRLRQWAQVVACAVRQSSS; from the exons ATGTCTGACACTCACGCGCCGTCGTCTCCTCCTCCTTCCTTTCTCTTCCACCGTCCACCTTTGTTCAAACAGGGATTTTCTTCTCCGCTTCTGAAGCAGAAATCGTGGTCGCCGGATCTTTATCGCGACGAGGCCTGGCTTCGACGGAAAGGAAACTGGAAGAATCGGAGAAGCAAAAGCGTGACGGATGAAGATGTTGATGAACTCAAAGCCTGCATTGAGTTAGGATTCGGATTCGAATCTTCTCCAGAAGTTGAAACCGATCGGAGACTTGTAGATACTTTACCAGCTCTTGAACTCTATCACGCCGTCAATAAAAGTTACAACGATTCTCGTAACCCTAAACCTGTCACCACCACCGTAACTACTCCATCTTCCTCCGCTGCATCCGATCGTGACGGCACTCCTTCTCCTCACGGTAGTCCTCACAACGCCATCTTCGGCAACG atgatgatccACAATTGGTGAAGACAAGGTTGAGACAGTGGGCGCAGGTTGTTGCTTGTGCGGTTCGTCAAAGTTCAAGctga